The Pirellulales bacterium sequence CCGCAAAAACGCGAGCACCGCTGGGGTAACTTCCTCCGGCTTGCCCGCCCCGTCGTAGTCCAAGCTCAATGAAATGCATGCGATCCGCTCCGGGCCAATCCGGCGATAGAGCGATACGAGGTCGGGAAACTCTTTGACGCACGGGGGGCAAGCCGTGCTCCAGACATCGAGCACGACGACCTTGCCGCGCTTGTCGGCCACGAGTCGCTCGATTCCCAGATAGTCAAGAATCTTCAGCGACACGTCCGGTGCGTCGCCTGAGATCGTGGTTTTGCTGCCATCGCCCGAACTTGGCTGAGGTCCATTGGCGTCTCGATTCTGGCCGCACCCTGTCGTCACCAGCAATGCGCACGACGCTAACGCGACGAACCTTCGCGCGACGATTACAATTCCCGTGACCATTGAGGATCCTAATGTTGGGTATATTATATCGCCCCGGAGCCCAGACGCTCAGGGTCAAACGCGCCTCGATCGAAGCAGTCCCCCGGCGACGACTGTCTGTCTCAAATCACGCGTCTCACTCGTTCTGGATTATATTGGCCGGCATGACCGAATTCATCCACCAGCGCCACAAGCCGCCGACGCGTCTCGATCGGCGGCGCGAAATAGTTCTTGCATGCGCGCCGCTGCGGAGCAACGTCAATCTTTCGCACATCGTTCGCACGGCCGGCTGCGCGGGCGTCGAACGCCTGATCTGCTGCGGCCATGCGAAGATAATCGACAAGATCGCCCGCGACGGTGCCGACAGCGTGCGAATCGAAGTCCATCGCACGCTCCTCCCCGTGCTCCGCGAATTGAAGCAGTCTGGCTACCATCTGGTCGGATTGGAACAAACCACCGGCTCGAAAGACCTTCACTCGTACGCCTTCGCGCGCGAAACCGCCTTGATCGTCGGCAACGAACGGCTGGGGCTAACCAAAGAAGAACTTCGACTGGTCGATGACGTGGTTGAAATCCCCGTCTATGGCCTCCCTTACGCCTACAACGTCGCCACCGCCACCGCGATAGCCCTTTACGAGTATTGCCGCCAGTTTTCGGCAGGTTAGAAACCGCCGCGGCAATTCACGAGCAAGAATACGTATTGCAGAATCAGTGTTCCCGTGTACACTTAGGCTGAATCGCGATGACCGCAATCGCACGAAGTTCGATGAAAGGAATCGTGTCCATGGCCACCAAACGAAAACCCGGCAAATCGCGCCCTTTGTTCGCCGGGGAAGATGATGTTTCAGGTTCCAAATCACGCACGTATGAGCCGCTTCCGTCTGTGTGGTTTGGCGATGATGCGGAACTCCTTGAAAAAATGCTTTGCTTCTATCCAAAGACCACACCGCGCCGAATCTTGGATGCGACGATCAACGTAGGGCGTTTCTGGCAGGGAAGTCGTCGAGATGTCGTTGGTATGGATATCGACGGCAAGTTTGCGCCAGACATTCTCGCCGACAATTGCGATATGCCGTGTAAAGATGAGTCGTTTGACGTCGTCGTCTACGACCCGCCGCACGTCCCAAATCAGGGTAAAGACCGCTCGAAGGACTTCAATGACCGGTTCGGGCTGGTCCTCAAGTCGCCCGTCGAGAATGGCTACAACTTCACACATACATTTCGGCCGTTTCTGCGCGAGGCGTACCGTGTGCTGAGCAAGAATGGCATTCTTTTCTGCAAAATTGCCGATTACGTTCATGGCCATCGCTTTCAATGGGCGCATCTTGAGCTAGTCAATGCTGCGCTCGAGATCGGATTCACCCCCTGCGATTGCATCGTCAAGATTCGCAAGGGCCCGATCACCGATCCGCGATGGAAAAAGGCCCACCACGCCCGCCGCCAACATTGCTATTGGATCGTGTTGCGCAAATCAAAAAAGTGCGAATAGCTCAATCTCGAACTTCCTGCTGCCATTCCATTAGCATGATGCAGCGATCGACGCGGAGGTTCCGCACTTGGCATTTCCCGTCGGCACCGTCGAAGTGGACGTGGAAGAGTATTTCGTTCCTATTGTGTACATCGAACCCAAGGCTTTGACGGCCCTTTCGCCTCCCGACCGGCAGCGCCTCGCATTGACGAATCTTCTGCAAGAGTGAAATGGGAACGTCTACGAGCTGATAGTCGATATTCGTTTGCCCCCAAATTGCGCGGAGCATCAAGATTCCTTCGTACCGGCTCAGATGAGCCAGCGCGTGCTCTATCAGGGCATTCGAGATCCATTCTCCGGTCTCGGTGGTGCAAAGTTTGGTAATGCTGATCCGATCTCGTCGCGTAATTCGCCCGGTCTCTGTTTTCAGCGACAAGCGGGTTTGGCCAATTCGAATGTCGGCCTTCGGACTATTTGGATGCTCCAAGACGACTTGATCGCGCGGCCAACCCGAGTGAAGAAACGCCCGCTCGACGAGCGATTCAAAATAGATGCCCTGTGGCGGCAGTCGCGGATAGACCGTGTGGTGAGTGGCAATCCAGTGCCGCAGCTTTTCCAAAAAACTCGAATTGAAGATTTGCGTTTTCTTGCCGGGCATCCTTGCCATCCTCTTGGAGAATTGGGGAGCGGAAGGCTAGCCAGAATTGGTGCCCTGAACACGGCCGCTTAGCTGCCGCACTTGACCGGCGGCGAATTCCGGCCGTAGACTAGGGCGTTTGCAGTGGTATTGCGGCGGTTCGCAGTGAGGTAGCACTTTGCCGGGCACGTGCGTCATCGGTTTGCAGTGGGGAGACGAAGCCAAAGGGAAGCTCGTCGATCTGCTCACCGAGCATCATGACATCGTCGTGCGCTATCAAGGGGGCGCGAATGCCGGTCATACGGTCGTCGCGGCGGGGCAAACCTACAAGCTCTCGCTCATCCCCAGCGGAATTCTTACGCCAGGCGTCCTTTCGGTCATCACTGGCGGAGTAGTCATTCACCCGCAGAGCCTTCTCAGCGAGATTGACGGGTTGGTTGCCCGCGGCGTCGAAGTCGGCAAGAACCTGGTGATTAGCGACCGAGCGCATGTAATTTTTCCGTGGCACATCGCCGAAGACCGTGCGCTCGATTCGAGCCTGTCCGGCGGCGAGGCGATCGGCACTACCCAGCGCGGTATCGGCCCTTGCTATCAGGACAAGGTCGGCCGCTCATATGCCGTCCGTCTCGGCGACATGTATCGCGACAATTTCGCCGAGCGAATCAACCACATTGTCGCTGCGAAGAATCGGTCGCTTGCCGGGCTAAATGGCCATGCCGGCGACGCGATCTTCGATCCGCAAAAGGTTTATTCGGAGTATCGCGAGCATGCCGAGCGGCTGAAACCGTTTGTGGCCGATACGACGGCGTTGTTGCTGGACGCGGTCGAGAGCGGCAAACGGCTGCTTTTCGAGGGAGCGCAGGGTGCACTCTTGGACATCGATCACGGCACCTTTCCCTTCGTCACCAGCAGCAATAGTTCCGGGGTCGGCGTGTCGAGCGGCTCGGGTGTGCCGGCGCACTGGATCAAGAACGTGATCGGAGTGCTCAAGGCGTATTCGACGCGCGTCGGCGGCGGGCCTTTCCCCACCGAACAAGACAACGCCACCGGCCTGCATCTCCGCGAGCGCGGCAATGAATACGGCACGGTGACGCGCCGCCCGCGCCGCTGTGGCTGGTTCGACGCGGTGGCCGCTCGCTATACAGCGCGGCTGAGCGGAGTGGACTTCCTGGCGATCATGTTGCTCGACGTGCTGAGCGAGATGGAGGAGATCAAGATTTGCCACGCCTATGAGATCGACGGCCGCCGCGTGACGCAGTTTCCCAGCCACGTCGATGATTTGCGCCGCGCAAAGCCCGTGTATGAATCGCTACCCGGTTGGCTGGAGGAAATCCGCGGCGTCCGACGGATGAGCGATCTGCCGGAAAACGCCCGGGCCTATCTGGCCCGATTGAGCGAATTGGTCGGGCAACCGGTCGAAGTCGTGTCCGTGGGACCAGACCGCGAGCAGACGATCTTCGCGATGTCGGCCGGCGCGCTCGTCGGCTCGGGATAGTTGGCGGCAGGTTGTGCACTGCGCGTCGAGCCAACCGGTCGCGCCAATCATTGAGTCCGCGCCGAAATGTAAATCCGGGTTTTGCGGCATGCACAATAGGCCGTAGAATTGAGTTATGGCCGAGTCGATAGCCACTTCTGACGATCCCGGGCGACAAAAGACCGTCGCTGATCGGTCGCGGCAGGCCGTCATTCGGCCGCGGCATATTGCCATCATCATGGACGGCAATGGCCGCTGGGCCGAGCGGCAAGGCTTGCCGCGGATCGAGGGGCATCGCCGAGGTGTCGAAAGCGTTCGGCGAACGACCGAAGAATGCGCGCGGTCGGGAATCGAGCAGTTAACCCTCTATTGCTTATCGAGCGAAAACTGGAAGCGGCCGCAGCTCGAAGTCGATTTCCTGATGCACCTCCTAGAACAGTACATGATCGAAGAGCGGGCCACGATCATGGCCCAGGACATTTGCGTCCGCGTGATCGGCCGCCGCGAGGGAATCCCGCCCGCCACGCTCGCCGAAATGGACAAGACGATCGAAATGACCGCTGGCAATCGTGGCACTCGCCTTTGCCTGGCGATCAACTACGGTTCGCGAGCTGAATTGCTCGATGCAGTTCGCCGCGTCGTCGCCGACGTGCAGCGTGGCGTACTCGATCCTGCGCAGTTGACTGAATCG is a genomic window containing:
- a CDS encoding TlpA disulfide reductase family protein: MVTGIVIVARRFVALASCALLVTTGCGQNRDANGPQPSSGDGSKTTISGDAPDVSLKILDYLGIERLVADKRGKVVVLDVWSTACPPCVKEFPDLVSLYRRIGPERIACISLSLDYDGAGKPEEVTPAVLAFLRKQNALFDNVLASVEPEAILKQLEIPSIPAVFVFDQSGKLRQKFTDGASSKGRPEYERVEELVKQLLAEK
- a CDS encoding TrmH family RNA methyltransferase — protein: MTEFIHQRHKPPTRLDRRREIVLACAPLRSNVNLSHIVRTAGCAGVERLICCGHAKIIDKIARDGADSVRIEVHRTLLPVLRELKQSGYHLVGLEQTTGSKDLHSYAFARETALIVGNERLGLTKEELRLVDDVVEIPVYGLPYAYNVATATAIALYEYCRQFSAG
- a CDS encoding adenylosuccinate synthase, whose protein sequence is MPGTCVIGLQWGDEAKGKLVDLLTEHHDIVVRYQGGANAGHTVVAAGQTYKLSLIPSGILTPGVLSVITGGVVIHPQSLLSEIDGLVARGVEVGKNLVISDRAHVIFPWHIAEDRALDSSLSGGEAIGTTQRGIGPCYQDKVGRSYAVRLGDMYRDNFAERINHIVAAKNRSLAGLNGHAGDAIFDPQKVYSEYREHAERLKPFVADTTALLLDAVESGKRLLFEGAQGALLDIDHGTFPFVTSSNSSGVGVSSGSGVPAHWIKNVIGVLKAYSTRVGGGPFPTEQDNATGLHLRERGNEYGTVTRRPRRCGWFDAVAARYTARLSGVDFLAIMLLDVLSEMEEIKICHAYEIDGRRVTQFPSHVDDLRRAKPVYESLPGWLEEIRGVRRMSDLPENARAYLARLSELVGQPVEVVSVGPDREQTIFAMSAGALVGSG
- a CDS encoding isoprenyl transferase, with the translated sequence MAESIATSDDPGRQKTVADRSRQAVIRPRHIAIIMDGNGRWAERQGLPRIEGHRRGVESVRRTTEECARSGIEQLTLYCLSSENWKRPQLEVDFLMHLLEQYMIEERATIMAQDICVRVIGRREGIPPATLAEMDKTIEMTAGNRGTRLCLAINYGSRAELLDAVRRVVADVQRGVLDPAQLTESTVAERLYTSGMPDPDLLIRTAGEMRISNFLLWQVSYTEIWVTDLCWPEFREVDLHRAIDSFAARQRRFGGLNP